A stretch of the Panicum virgatum strain AP13 chromosome 9N, P.virgatum_v5, whole genome shotgun sequence genome encodes the following:
- the LOC120688420 gene encoding trihelix transcription factor GTL1-like isoform X1, with the protein MQQQHGGGGGGGGGGGGGGPAQQFGAQQVEMPPPFSPAGGAGQRISLAEAPSPISSRPPAPAQQYDELGASSAGAGSFDAEGLAAAAAGEEGASGGSAGNRWPRQETLELLKIRSEMDAAFRDATLKGPLWEQVSRKLAEKGYTRSAKKCKEKFENVHKYYKRTKESRAGRNDGKTYRFFSQLEALHGTAGAGGGPAPVASLAPPATSVGVSGAAGPPSAVRVPAEPPPAAAAGAGMPAMAFGNQMSFSTSNTEDYSDDEDSDDEGTQELGGGADERGKRKRVSEGGAAAGGGGSGSGKMMRFFEGLMKQVMERQEAIQQRFLEAIEKREQDRMIREEAWRRQEMTRLAREQEILAQERAMAASRDAAVLSFIQKITGQTIPMPSIAAPTISAMPPPPPQHPKPPPPQPHPTPITSASPAAPPLAQQPPASQPPPAQQPQPSPQQQRSPLPATPQAPAAQQQSIDIVMTPAETPHADTPGGYDGSGGGPTSSRWPKAEVHALIQLRSNLDTRYQEAGPKGPLWEEISAGMRRMGYNRNAKRCKEKWENINKYFKKVKESNKKRPEDSKTCPYFHQLDALYRNKAALSSSGAGGAVHASAPSTHPQETVTVTAAAPISQTPPPPPPTLPSQSSQHAAKNGGGSNAAAGSGNGNGGGASERSATGGGSGATQAQASNGSFAASRFFGEGGAGAGVTGSAAEKPEDIMKEMMEQQQRQRPQAAVSGYNRIDGADSDNMDEDEDDYDDEDDDDDVDGNKMQYEIQFQRQHQPPPQQQHQNVVRPSSGGGAGNPPGTNAPSTAAAATTTAGSFLGMVQ; encoded by the exons atgcagcagcagcacgggggagggggagggggaggaggcggaggcggcggtggaggtccggCACAACAGTTCGGCGCACAGCAGGTGGAGATGCCGCCGCCATTCTCgccagccggcggcgccgggcagCGGATCTCGCTGGCCGAGGCGCCGTCGCCCATCAgtagccggccgccggcgccggcgcagcaGTACGACGAGCTCGGCGcgtccagcgccggcgccgggagcTTCGACGCCGAGGGCctggctgccgctgccgctggcgaggagggcgcCAGCGGGGGCTCCGCGGGCAACCGGTGGCCGCGGCAGGAGACGCTTGAGCTGCTCAAGATCCGGTCGGAGATGGACGCCGCCTTTCGGGACGCCACCCTCAAGGGTCCCCTCTGGGAGCAGGTCTCCAG GAAGCTGGCCGAGAAGGGGTACACCCGGAGCGCCAAGAAGTGCAAGGAGAAGTTCGAGAACGTGCACAAGTACTACAAGCGCACCAAGGAGAGCCGCGCCGGCCGGAACGACGGCAAGACGTACCGGTTCTTCTCGCAGCTGGAGGCGCTGCACGGCACCGCCGGGGCGGGAGGAGGTCCGGCGCCGGTGGCGTCGCTCGCCCCCCCGGCGACCTCCGTCGGGGTGTCCGGAGCGGCGGGGCCGCCGTCGGCCGTGCGCGTGCCTGCcgagccgccgcctgccgcggcggccggcgcggggatGCCGGCGATGGCGTTCGGCAACCAGATGAGCTTTTCGACGTCCAACACGGAGGATTACTCCGACGACGAGGACTCGGACGACGAGGGCACCCAggagctgggcggcggcgcggacgagcgcgggaagaggaagagggtgtcggagggcggcgccgcggccggcggcggcgggagcgggagcggcaaGATGATGCGGTTCTTCGAGGGCCTGATGAAGCAGGTGATGGAGCGGCAGGAGGCGATTCAGCAGCGGTTCTTGGAGGCCATCGAGAAGCGCGAGCAGGACCGCATGATCCGCGAggaggcgtggcggcggcaggagaTGACGCGCCTCGCGCGCGAGCAGGAGATCCTCGCGCAGgagcgcgccatggccgcctcccgcgacgccgccgtcctCTCCTTCATCCAGAAGATCACCGGGCAGACCATCCCGATGCCGTCCATCGCCGCGCCCACCATCagcgccatgccgccgccgccgccgcagcatccGAAGCCGCCTCCGCCACAGCCGCACCCCACGCCCatcacctccgcctcgccagcAGCCCCGCCGCTGGCGCAGCAGCCGCCAGCCTCGCAGCCTCCGCCCGCGCAACAACCGCAGCcctcgccgcagcagcagagGTCGCCACTTCCGGCGACACCGCAAGCGCCAGCGGCGCAGCAGCAAAGCATCGACATTGTCATGACGCCGGCCGAGACGCCGCACGCCGACACCCCCGGCGGGTACgacgggtccggcggcggcccgacgtCCTCCCGGTGGCCCAAGGCGGAGGTGCACGCGCTGATCCAGCTTCGGAGCAACCTCGACACGCGGTACCAGGAGGCCGGGCCGAAGGGGCCCCTCTGGGAGGAGATCTCCGCCGGCATGCGGCGGATGGGCTACAACCGGAACGCGAAGCGGTGCAAGGAGAAGTGGGAGAACATCAACAAGTACTTCAAGAAGGTGAAGGAGAGCAACAAGAAGCGGCCGGAGGACTCCAAGACATGCCCCTACTTCCACCAGCTCGACGCGCTCTACCGCAACAAGGCGGCGCTGAGCTCCTCCGGCGCCGGGGGCGCCGTGCACGCCAGCGCACCGTCAACACACCCGCAGGAGACGGTGACGGTTACGGCCGCGGCGCCCATCTCAcagactccgccgccgccgccgccgacactgCCTTCCCAGTCGTCCCAGCACGCGGCCAagaacggcggcggcagcaacgCCGCCGCTGGCAGCGGcaacggcaacggcggcggcgcgtccgaGCGCAGCGCCACCGGAGGCGGCTCCGGGGCAACGCAAGCGCAGGCGAGCAACGGCAGCTTCGCGGCCAGCAGGTTCTtcggcgaaggcggcgccggcgccggcgtcaccggctcggcggcggagaag CCAGAGGACATCATGAAGGAGATGatggagcagcagcagaggcagcGGCCGCAGGCGGCGGTCAGCGGCTACAACAGAATAGACGGCGCGGACAGCGACAAcatggacgaggacgaggacgactacgacgacgaagacgacgacgacgacgtcgatGGCAACAAAATGCAGTACGAGATCCAGTTCCAGCGGCagcaccagccgccgccgcagcagcagcaccagaaCGTCGTCAGGCCgagttccggcggcggcgccggcaatCCGCCCGGCACCAACGCTCCCagcacggccgcggccgcgacaACTACAGCCGGATCTTTCCTGGGCATGGTCCAGTGA
- the LOC120688420 gene encoding trihelix transcription factor GTL1-like isoform X2, which yields MQQQHGGGGGGGGGGGGGGPAQQFGAQQVEMPPPFSPAGGAGQRISLAEAPSPISSRPPAPAQQYDELGASSAGAGSFDAEGLAAAAAGEEGASGGSAGNRWPRQETLELLKIRSEMDAAFRDATLKGPLWEQVSRKLAEKGYTRSAKKCKEKFENVHKYYKRTKESRAGRNDGKTYRFFSQLEALHGTAGAGGGPAPVASLAPPATSVGVSGAAGPPSAVRVPAEPPPAAAAGAGMPAMAFGNQMSFSTSNTEDYSDDEDSDDEGTQELGGGADERGKRKRVSEGGAAAGGGGSGSGKMMRFFEGLMKQVMERQEAIQQRFLEAIEKREQDRMIREEAWRRQEMTRLAREQEILAQERAMAASRDAAVLSFIQKITGQTIPMPSIAAPTISAMPPPPPQHPKPPPPQPHPTPITSASPAAPPLAQQPPASQPPPAQQPQPSPQQQRSPLPATPQAPAAQQQSIDIVMTPAETPHADTPGGYDGSGGGPTSSRWPKAEVHALIQLRSNLDTRYQEAGPKGPLWEEISAGMRRMGYNRNAKRCKEKWENINKYFKKVKESNKKRPEDSKTCPYFHQLDALYRNKAALSSSGAGGAVHASAPSTHPQETVTVTAAAPISQTPPPPPPTLPSQSSQHAAKNGGGSNAAAGSGNGNGGGASERSATGGGSGATQAQASNGSFAASRFFGEGGAGAGVTGSAAEKRTS from the exons atgcagcagcagcacgggggagggggagggggaggaggcggaggcggcggtggaggtccggCACAACAGTTCGGCGCACAGCAGGTGGAGATGCCGCCGCCATTCTCgccagccggcggcgccgggcagCGGATCTCGCTGGCCGAGGCGCCGTCGCCCATCAgtagccggccgccggcgccggcgcagcaGTACGACGAGCTCGGCGcgtccagcgccggcgccgggagcTTCGACGCCGAGGGCctggctgccgctgccgctggcgaggagggcgcCAGCGGGGGCTCCGCGGGCAACCGGTGGCCGCGGCAGGAGACGCTTGAGCTGCTCAAGATCCGGTCGGAGATGGACGCCGCCTTTCGGGACGCCACCCTCAAGGGTCCCCTCTGGGAGCAGGTCTCCAG GAAGCTGGCCGAGAAGGGGTACACCCGGAGCGCCAAGAAGTGCAAGGAGAAGTTCGAGAACGTGCACAAGTACTACAAGCGCACCAAGGAGAGCCGCGCCGGCCGGAACGACGGCAAGACGTACCGGTTCTTCTCGCAGCTGGAGGCGCTGCACGGCACCGCCGGGGCGGGAGGAGGTCCGGCGCCGGTGGCGTCGCTCGCCCCCCCGGCGACCTCCGTCGGGGTGTCCGGAGCGGCGGGGCCGCCGTCGGCCGTGCGCGTGCCTGCcgagccgccgcctgccgcggcggccggcgcggggatGCCGGCGATGGCGTTCGGCAACCAGATGAGCTTTTCGACGTCCAACACGGAGGATTACTCCGACGACGAGGACTCGGACGACGAGGGCACCCAggagctgggcggcggcgcggacgagcgcgggaagaggaagagggtgtcggagggcggcgccgcggccggcggcggcgggagcgggagcggcaaGATGATGCGGTTCTTCGAGGGCCTGATGAAGCAGGTGATGGAGCGGCAGGAGGCGATTCAGCAGCGGTTCTTGGAGGCCATCGAGAAGCGCGAGCAGGACCGCATGATCCGCGAggaggcgtggcggcggcaggagaTGACGCGCCTCGCGCGCGAGCAGGAGATCCTCGCGCAGgagcgcgccatggccgcctcccgcgacgccgccgtcctCTCCTTCATCCAGAAGATCACCGGGCAGACCATCCCGATGCCGTCCATCGCCGCGCCCACCATCagcgccatgccgccgccgccgccgcagcatccGAAGCCGCCTCCGCCACAGCCGCACCCCACGCCCatcacctccgcctcgccagcAGCCCCGCCGCTGGCGCAGCAGCCGCCAGCCTCGCAGCCTCCGCCCGCGCAACAACCGCAGCcctcgccgcagcagcagagGTCGCCACTTCCGGCGACACCGCAAGCGCCAGCGGCGCAGCAGCAAAGCATCGACATTGTCATGACGCCGGCCGAGACGCCGCACGCCGACACCCCCGGCGGGTACgacgggtccggcggcggcccgacgtCCTCCCGGTGGCCCAAGGCGGAGGTGCACGCGCTGATCCAGCTTCGGAGCAACCTCGACACGCGGTACCAGGAGGCCGGGCCGAAGGGGCCCCTCTGGGAGGAGATCTCCGCCGGCATGCGGCGGATGGGCTACAACCGGAACGCGAAGCGGTGCAAGGAGAAGTGGGAGAACATCAACAAGTACTTCAAGAAGGTGAAGGAGAGCAACAAGAAGCGGCCGGAGGACTCCAAGACATGCCCCTACTTCCACCAGCTCGACGCGCTCTACCGCAACAAGGCGGCGCTGAGCTCCTCCGGCGCCGGGGGCGCCGTGCACGCCAGCGCACCGTCAACACACCCGCAGGAGACGGTGACGGTTACGGCCGCGGCGCCCATCTCAcagactccgccgccgccgccgccgacactgCCTTCCCAGTCGTCCCAGCACGCGGCCAagaacggcggcggcagcaacgCCGCCGCTGGCAGCGGcaacggcaacggcggcggcgcgtccgaGCGCAGCGCCACCGGAGGCGGCTCCGGGGCAACGCAAGCGCAGGCGAGCAACGGCAGCTTCGCGGCCAGCAGGTTCTtcggcgaaggcggcgccggcgccggcgtcaccggctcggcggcggagaag AGGACATCATGA